CGCGGCTGCTCGAGCACCTCGTGGACGTCGTCCTGTACTTCGAGGGCGACCGGCATTCGCGGCTGCGGATGATCCGCGCGGTGAAGAACCGTTACGGGCCGACGGACGAGCTGGGCTGCTTCGACCTCTCGGAGGTCGGCATCGTGGGGCTCCCCGATCCGAGCGGCCTGTTCCTCACCCGGCGGGAGGAGCCCGTGCCGGGGACGTGCGTCACGGTCACGCTCGAGGGGCGGCGCCCGCTCGTCGCCGAGGTGCAGGCGCTCGTCGCGAAGTCGCACCTGCCGTCCCCGCGCCGGGCCACGTCGGGCCTCGACACGTCCCGGGTGGCGATGGTGCTGGCCGTCCTCGCGCAGCGCTGCAAGATCTCGATGCACGAGCAGGACGTGTACGTGTCGACGGTCGGCGGCGTGCGGCTCACCGAGACGTCCGTGGACCTCGCGCTCGCGCTGGCCGTCGCCGGGTCGACCGTCGAGCAGTCGCTGTCGAGCACGCTGATCGCGCTCGGGGAGGTCGGGCTGGCCGGGGAGGCGCGGGTGGTGCCGGGCGTCCAGCGGCGGCTCGCGGAGGCCGCCCGGCTCGGGTTCAAGCACGCGGTCGTGCCCCGCGGATCGCTGGAGCTGGCCGACGGATCACCGCTGAAGAAGGCCGATCCGCAGCTGTCCAGCTACGAGGGCATGAAGGTGATGGAGGTCGACAGCCTGCAGCAGGCGCTGCAGGTC
The nucleotide sequence above comes from Actinomadura algeriensis. Encoded proteins:
- the radA gene encoding DNA repair protein RadA, giving the protein MAKAKAAKAAYRCSECGWQTSKWVGRCGECQTWGTVIEGASATPARVVSAGPVSTPARPIGQVDVRSAQTRPTGLDELDRVLGGGIVPGAVLLLAGEPGIGKSTLLLEVAALASEKGDDGETKRVLYVTGEESAEQVRLRADRVGAITDELYLAAETELSAVLGHVDAVEPTLMVVDSIQTIGTSEVDGAPGGVTQIREVAANLIRVAKERGITVVLVGHVTKEGAIAGPRLLEHLVDVVLYFEGDRHSRLRMIRAVKNRYGPTDELGCFDLSEVGIVGLPDPSGLFLTRREEPVPGTCVTVTLEGRRPLVAEVQALVAKSHLPSPRRATSGLDTSRVAMVLAVLAQRCKISMHEQDVYVSTVGGVRLTETSVDLALALAVAGSTVEQSLSSTLIALGEVGLAGEARVVPGVQRRLAEAARLGFKHAVVPRGSLELADGSPLKKADPQLSSYEGMKVMEVDSLQQALQVAFTAP